A single Microbaculum marinisediminis DNA region contains:
- the dapD gene encoding 2,3,4,5-tetrahydropyridine-2,6-dicarboxylate N-succinyltransferase, translated as MDAARAEAIIETAWENRADVNPETTGEVREAVEASLDLLDSGQRRVAEKQGGDWVVNQWLKKAVLLSFRLNDMSVIPGGPGNAVWWDKVPSKFDNWGAEHFNDAGFRAVPNCIVRRSAHIAKGVVLMPSFVNLGAYVDEGTMVDTWATVGSCAQIGKNCHISGGAGIGGVLEPLQAGPVIIEDNCFIGARAEVAEGVIVREGSVLSMGVYLGASTKIVDRATGEIFYGEVPPYSVVVSGTLPSDKSAGDGKPNPSLYCAVIVKRVDERTRSKTSINELLRD; from the coding sequence GTGGACGCCGCACGCGCCGAAGCCATTATCGAAACCGCCTGGGAAAACCGGGCCGACGTCAATCCGGAAACCACGGGCGAGGTCCGCGAGGCCGTCGAGGCGTCGCTTGACCTGCTCGACTCCGGCCAGCGCCGCGTCGCCGAGAAGCAGGGCGGCGACTGGGTCGTCAATCAGTGGCTGAAGAAGGCCGTGTTGCTGTCGTTCCGGCTCAACGACATGTCCGTCATCCCGGGCGGACCGGGCAACGCCGTGTGGTGGGACAAGGTTCCCTCGAAGTTCGACAACTGGGGTGCCGAGCACTTCAACGACGCCGGCTTCCGCGCCGTGCCGAACTGCATCGTGCGCCGGTCGGCCCATATCGCCAAGGGCGTGGTGCTGATGCCCTCCTTCGTCAATCTCGGCGCCTATGTCGACGAGGGCACCATGGTCGATACCTGGGCGACCGTCGGCTCGTGCGCGCAGATCGGCAAGAACTGCCACATCTCGGGCGGCGCCGGCATCGGCGGCGTTCTGGAGCCGCTGCAGGCCGGCCCGGTCATCATCGAGGACAACTGCTTCATCGGCGCGCGCGCCGAGGTGGCCGAGGGCGTCATCGTGCGCGAAGGCTCGGTGCTGTCGATGGGCGTCTATCTCGGCGCGTCCACCAAGATCGTCGACCGCGCCACGGGCGAGATCTTCTACGGCGAGGTGCCGCCCTATTCCGTCGTCGTGTCCGGCACCTTGCCCTCCGACAAGTCCGCCGGCGACGGCAAGCCGAACCCGAGCCTCTACTGCGCGGTGATCGTCAAGCGGGTCGACGAGCGCACCCGCTCCAAGACCTCGATAAACGAGTTGTT